Proteins from a genomic interval of Zingiber officinale cultivar Zhangliang chromosome 2A, Zo_v1.1, whole genome shotgun sequence:
- the LOC122043052 gene encoding protein IQ-DOMAIN 13-like, protein MGKTSGWFTLIKRAFTSSSKDKLVQTSTPIQYSQDKQKREKKKWAFSKSNHDDNGSFIQMHRQQNIIERILEDVQNEQHQQHRVQQVLPKKAQQSKSPARKPRTAPNYAHISAIKIQAAYRGYRARRSYRALKGLMRLQRAIRNQRVKQQTTNTLRCMRMLVRVQLQIRDRRLKMMENGSLQLHQALPKNDESESNFGGWSVARQTEGEGFEGFEGEWEDSVLTKEELEARIRRKVEATIKRERALAYAYTHQLLKMTPKSAKAMLIDLRTRRAPWWWSSLESQLATNNIEVVPPSQNSSHLHTPRTATTVHAKATTRRPRSSHYARLKPEYADDASLVSCPPLAVPNYMTTTVSAQAKARSHRAFGTVPGPEKKRFSFGLGQTIGALFAGKEANRRGCDGSCSGRRSVRIQERHRSTQSISSMSMDSIMSLPTGRVGGRRNYK, encoded by the exons ATGGGCAAGACATCGGGTTGGTTTACGCTCATCAAAAGAGCCTTCACTTCGAGCTCTAAGGATAAATTGGTCCAGACAAGTACCCCAATCCAA TACTCACAGGACAAgcaaaaaagagagaagaaaaagtggGCATTTAGTAAATCCAACCATGATGACAATGGTTCCTTCATTCAAATGCATAGACAACAAAACATAATTGAGCGAATACTGGAGGATGTTCAAAATGAGCAACACCAACAACATAGAGTGCAGCAAGTGCTCCCCAAGAAGGCTCAACAATCGAAATCGCCTGCAAGAAAACCAAGGACTGCTCCCAACTATGCCCACATTTCAGCAATCAAAATCCAAGCAGCATATAGAGGTTACAGG GCTAGAAGGAGCTACCGAGCATTGAAGGGTCTAATGAGACTGCAGAGAGCGATAAGAAATCAAAGAGTGAAACAACAGACgacaaacaccctaagatgtatGCGAATGCTAGTTCGAGTGCAGTTGCAAATAAGAGACAGAAGGCTGAAGATGATGGAGAACGGAAGCCTCCAACTCCACCAGGCTCTGCCAAAGAACGATGAGTCAGAGAGCAACTTTGGTGGCTGGAGTGTCGCTCGCCAA ACTGAAGGAGAAGGGTTTGAAGGGTTTGAAGGAGAATGGGAAGATAGTGTTCTCACGAAAGAGGAGCTGGAAGCAAGGATAAGAAGAAAGGTGGAAGCAACCATCAAGAGGGAGAGGGCATTGGCTTATGCTTACACCCACCAG CTGTTGAAGATGACACCCAAATCTGCTAAGGCCATGTTGATCGATCTCCGCACCCGTAGAGCCCCGTGGTGGTGGTCTTCGTTGGAAAGCCAACTCGCCACCAACAACATCGAAGTTGTGCCACCTTCACAAAACTCGTCGCATCTCCATACACCACGAACAGCTACCACAGTGCATGCCAAAGCCACCACCCGTCGGCCGCGTAGCTCTCACTACGCGCGGTTGAAGCCGGAGTACGCCGACGACGCAAGCCTCGTGAGTTGCCCACCCTTGGCCGTGCCCAACTACATGACGACCACTGTCTCGGCCCAAGCCAAGGCGAGAAGCCACCGGGCATTTGGGACGGTCCCCGGCCCGGAGAAGAAGAGATTTTCATTCGGTCTTGGCCAGACTATCGGGGCCCTGTTTGCCGGCAAGGAGGCCAACAGAAGAGGTTGTGACGGCAGTTGTAGTGGGCGAAGGAGTGTGAGAATACAAGAGAGGCATAGGTCGACACAGTCAATAAGCAGCATGAGCATGGACTCCATCATGTCTCTGCCCACTGGAAGGGTTGGTGGTAGGAGGAACTATAAATAG
- the LOC122043053 gene encoding TPR repeat-containing protein ZIP4-like: MKISELSSPDLRSTSKDATPVLRLLLDDVESSVKVAESLDPSSSPAGLAARLRLSLSSLNQPASATHLTEPVKIHLWKLSYRLWNACVDLSNASELLRGDAPSRKAELAELRHVAADMLCIAGLPLAIPSAAFKSASFFHKTGLIWHELGRFDLAAGCFERATELASAAHSEGTSKIGDEEERQLLLDLHIARARTAWEVGDRNLAIALLNRSKNLILGSPSGFRSLAEQFLLFGKLDLSKKSPEGRSDASRLLTEAMDLCEKGIAAARSRGASGGAETLELDGLKSRCLRFLAADRLQAEDYDGVLKCIRALRSGSVVPPAVEHPSVKYVAMKGWIGVRRLQEAERELMGMMASKEVPEAACVSAAEAYLSNAGPDKAGSVLLGLTGRCHASAAAALRVVQRVAEGGGRGRAKVLAELTADEKVVALFQPSAAAKEREAMHALLWNCGAEHFRSKDYEVSVDMFEKSMFYVPRDEEHQSRRANCFRVLSLCHLGLQQIDRAQEFIEHAEKLEPNIKCSFLKYKIYLEKKDENEAIKQMQAMVSCIDFNPEFLTLCTHEAISCRLLPVAIASLSVLLNIYSPGKKMPMTEVAILRNLISLLHRSPNNELEILKYTKYARARMVEIGVECFFGKGAVGSRELNWLAGISYNMGLTTGNEKKYEFCAKFFELASAFYTAITDEEGVNQATSCKCLIISVGALLNAEKQKEVTLVDNDVKLALEMLVRAEKILPCISSSFNDPRQAQAENQSLHFLHTYCTYELMNRVKDGGRSQQLQLIKSFAASKSCTGHYLLQLGLAASCSEHYDPEVAEFALNACLPALIASPSPDYSSISIVIRKLVCLSASRGNEVGKDDGTYDIYRKAYQIILGLKEGEYPTEEGKWLAMTAWNKSGIAVRMQQVANARIWMKMGLDLARHFHGMDKYICGMEEYLANFERLCCVGDGGNSEGEGNGGSRNSPTTGNIVQICRE, from the exons ATGAAGATCTCGGAGCTCTCCTCGCCGGACCTCCGCTCCACCTCCAAGGACGCGACGCCTGTCCTCCGCCTCCTCCTCGACGACGTAGAGTCCTCCGTCAAGGTAGCCGAATCCCTCGACCCCTCTTCCTCCCCGGCAGGTCTCGCCGCACGCCTCCGCCTCTCCCTTTCCTCGCTGAATCAACCCGCCTCCGCCACTCACCTCACGGAGCCCGTCAAGATCCATCTATGGAAGCTCAGCTACCGCCTCTGGAACGCCTGCGTCGACCTCTCCAATGCCTCCGAGCTCCTCCGCGGCGACGCACCTTCCCGCAAGGCCGAGCTGGCGGAGCTCCGTCACGTCGCTGCCGACATGCTTTGTATTGCCGGACTCCCCCTCGCTATTCCGTCCGCCGCCTTCAAGTCCGCGTCCTTCTTCCACAAGACCGGCCTCATCTGGCACGAGCTCGGCCGGTTCGATCTTGCTGCCGGGTGCTTCGAGCGCGCCACGGAGCTAGCATCCGCGGCCCATTCGGAGGGAACTTCGAAGATTGGCGACGAGGAGGAGAGGCAGCTCCTCCTTGACCTCCACATCGCCAGGGCGCGTACGGCGTGGGAGGTCGGCGATCGTAATCTCGCGATCGCCCTCTTGAACCGGTCGAAGAATCTAATCCTTGGCTCTCCTTCAGGGTTTCGGTCCCTGGCAGAGCAGTTCCTCCTGTTCGGGAAGCTCGATCTCTCCAAGAAATCCCCCGAGGGGAGATCGGACGCATCGAGGCTTCTCACCGAAGCAATGGATCTGTGCGAGAAGGGGATTGCCGCCGCAAGAAGCCGCGGTGCGAGCGGCGGAGCGGAAACGCTAGAATTGGACGGTTTGAAGAGTCGGTGTCTCCGGTTCCTGGCGGCGGATCGGCTCCAAGCGGAGGACTACGACGGGGTGCTGAAGTGTATCAGGGCTTTGAGGTCTGGCTCCGTGGTGCCGCCGGCGGTAGAGCACCCGAGCGTGAAGTACGTAGCGATGAAGGGGTGGATTGGCGTGCGGAGGCTTCAGGAAGCGGAGAGGGAGTTGATGGGGATGATGGCCAGCAAGGAGGTTCCGGAGGCTGCGTGCGTCTCAGCTGCGGAGGCGTACCTCTCCAATGCGGGGCCAGATAAGGCAGGATCTGTTTTGCTGGGACTAACCGGGCGGTGTCACGCCAGTGCTGCGGCGGCACTGAGGGTGGTGCAGAGGGTGGCTGAGGGCGGTGGCAGAGGAAGGGCGAAGGTGTTAGCGGAGCTGACGGCCGACGAGAAGGTCGTAGCTTTGTTCCAGCCCTCCGCAGCAGCGAAGGAGCGGGAGGCAATGCACGCGCTCCTCTGGAACTG TGGAGCAGAACATTTTAGATCCAAAGATTATGAAGTAAGTGTTGACATGTTtgaaaaatcaatgttttatGTGCCTCGAGACGAGGAACACCAATCGCGCAGAGCAAACTGTTTCAGAGTTCTTTCCCTTTGCCATCTTGGCCTTCAACAGATTGATCGAGCTCAAGAGTTTATTGAACATGCTGAAAAG CTTGAACCAAACATCAAGTGTTCTTTCCTCAAG TACAAAATTTATCTGGAAAAGAAGGATGAAAATGAAGCCATCAAACAGATGCAAGCAATGGTTAGTTGCATCGATTTCAACCCAGAATTTCTTACCCTCTGTACCCATGAGGCTATTTCGTGTCGGCTTCTTCCTGTTGCTATTGCTTCATTGTCTGTCCTGCTCAACATCTATTCACCTGGGAAGAAAATGCCAATGACTGAAGTTGCAATCTTGAGGAATCTTATCAGCCTCCTCCACAGAAGCCCAAACAATGAGCTAGAGATCCTTAAATATACAAAGTATGCTCGGGCCAGAATGGTCGAAATTGGAGTGGAGTGCTTCTTTGGCAAGGGAGCCGTTGGTAGCCGTGAGCTGAATTGGCTTGCTGGAATTTCCTATAACATGGGGTTAACAACTGGAAACGAGAAGAAGTATGAATTCTGTGCCAAGTTCTTTGAATTGGCATCTGCTTTTTACACTGCAATCACTGATGAAGAAGGTGTGAATCAAGCTACATCTTGCAAATGCTTGATCATCAGTGTGGGTGCCTTGCTTAATGCTGAGAAGCAAAAGGAAGTTACTTTGGTGGACAATGATGTCAAATTGGCCCTGGAGATGTTGGTGAGAGCTGAAAAG ATATTGCCTTGCATTTCATCCTCGTTCAATGACCCCAGACAGGCACAGGCAGAGAATCAAAGTCTCCACTTCCTTCACACTTACTGCACATATGAGCTCATGAACCGTGTTAAAGATGGTGGCCGGTCACAGCAGTTACAACTGATAAAAAGCTTTGCTGCTTCTAAATCATGCACTGGACATTACCTTCTCCAATTAGGCCTTGCCGCTTCTTGCAGTGAACATTAcgatccagaagtagctgagtTTGCTCTCAATGCTTGCCTTCCTGCCCTCATTGCATCCCCTTCCCCAGATTACAGTTCGATCAGCATTGTCATCCGCAAGTTGGTCTGCCTTTCTGCATCCAGAGGCAATGAAGTTGGCAAGGATGATGGAACCTATGATATATACCGGAAAGCATACCAGATAATTCTAGGGCTCAAGGAAGGGGAGTATCCTACTGAGGAGGGTAAATGGCTTGCGATGACTGCATGGAACAAGTCAGGCATTGCTGTCCGGATGCAGCAGGTTGCCAATGCAAGGATATGGATGAAAATGGGGTTGGACTTGGCACGGCATTTTCATGGCATGGACAAGTATATATGTGGCATGGAGGAGTATTTGGCTaattttgaaaggctttgttgtgTTGGGGATGGTGGAAATAGTGAGGGAGAGGGCAATGGAGGATCTCGGAACAGTCCTACTACAGGGAACATTGTACAGATATGCCGAGAATGA